AATTTGCCTGATACTTGCTCCCTTTTGAATTCGTGCCGCCGCCGTGGAAATCTGAATCAGCTATAGGTTCATAAATCGCATCTTTCTCAAGCCTTCTGTAATCATAGGATATCTGAAAGTCACCGGAATTTTTTATAGAGCCTATTCTTATTCCGCCAAGAGAGCCGGTTTCATTTTTTACGTTGCTGACGGTATTAGTTACGTAGTCGCCGTAGAAAGTGACCGGGATTTTCATTTCACCGATACTGAACTCTATTGGTGTAAACTCGCCTGTCAGCGTGAAAAGTCTATAGTCATAGGCAAACCGATTTTTGCCATCAGCGTCTGTTATAACTGTGTTGGTCTTTTTTACAACTGTGGGGCTGACATCTTCTAAGGCTGCGCCTTTTATGTTATGGAAATCATAGTAGCCGCCTGCGAATTTAAGTTTTGTCCCAAAAAGTGCGGCAGATATTCCTCCCTGCAATCCATATAGAGAGACATCATTTGAATCAGTTGATGATTCATCAATTGGGAAGAAGCCTGCGGTAACAAAGGGCTCTATATTAAAATCCTTTTCTCCGAAGGTCTTTTTTGCCTGTACAACTACACCCTCGGGAGTGATATCAGGATCCCATAAAAGGTCTGTTGTGTAAAATGGATTCTCGATTTTTCCGCCTGCAAATCTAAGTTCAGGAATCGGCTTTACTTCAAGATATGCACGGTCAATCCAGATATTCTTCTGTGAAAACGTGTCCTGCATGGTCTGGTTTGTTGATACCTGTTCTCCTGTGCCTGATGCAAGCCTGAAGCCGACTTTCACTTTGTCATTTACTGTTGTTTCAAATCCATAGCGGAGCCTGAATCTTCCCCTGTGCCTGTCAGGAGAATTGATTTCTGCTCTGGTTGAAGGGTCGAAGTCTTCCATTTTATCAAATGCGTATCTCAATCTCATATCACCGGAGAATGTTGTGTTCTTGATCCATGATGGAAGGATTGTGTCTTTCAGCTTATCCTGTGACTTGGCGATCTCATCTTTTACTTCTGCCACCACTGCCTGTTTTTTTTCTTCATAGTCTTTATTCTCTTCAGCCTTTGTTTCTGAAAGCATATCATTGGCTTCCTGCTGGGTTATCAAGCCTTTTTCAACGAGCTTTTTAACAAGGATATCAACTTCACCTGCGAAAGAGAGCGAAGTGCAGAGAATAAATGCTAATGACATAATAAACAATTTAAGCTTGTTCAAAATTTAGTCTCCTTTTATTAAGGTAGTTTTTAATATTGCGGATTGTTGATTCAATTTCCTTCAGTTGCTTTTCCACGTTCTGGTCTATTACTGTGGAGGCAAAATCAATGGAGTTTTTCACCTCCTCAAGCTTCCAGATAAGAACGTTTACATTGAGAATTGGAGTTTTCTTTCGAGTTGTTTCTGTTGTTTCCATTTATTTTCACCTCCCTTCAAATGTTTAAATGTTTCCTTTTTCAAGGATTAAAATAGTGTTTCTTTATAAAGTGAAAATAAGGGGAGTGTTAATTTTTGGTTAAGAATGAAAAGTTTTAGTCTGCGCTGATTCGTGTTGTATCCGGTGCATTAAGAAGGGCATAACAATCTGCTATCCACTAAACAATCATATTGACTCTAAGTTCAAAGAACTATTTATTATACAAACAGGCACTTATAATTTTAGACCCGAAAAAATAAATGAGTTTGCCGCGGCTGTTATAGAATTTTGTGAATTGACTAATGCTCATGAGAAGAAACTGATATCTGAATATGAGAAGTTAAAAAATAGGTTGCTACCTAACTACAGCTTGGAGCTGTTGCCATCGTTGAGATATGAGCGCATGCAGCTCAAGCTGAGTGTTAGGCTATACTTTCACCTTAAAAGGAGGATCGCAAAATGATCGATACATTTTCACCCGCTGACAGTGTGCTCTTGCTCATCGACCATCAACTGGGGACGATGAAGCTCATCAAGAATATCCCCATTGATTTGGTCAAGCGAAACACGCTGGCTCTCGCTAAGACAGCCAAGATACTAAACATTCCCGTCGTCCTCACGAGTTCACAGGAACGGAACGTCCAGGGACCATTGTTGCCGGAGCTTGAACATATTCTTCCAGAGGCTTTCGCTGCCAGAATCCAGCGTGCTGGCATTGTTAACGCATGGAATGATCTGAACTTCAAGAAAGCTGTCGAAGCGACAGGTCGCAGGAATCTCATCATGGCTGGTGTGACCACCGACGTGTGTTTGGTGTTTCCGGCAATCAGTGCCTGCCGCGAGGGCTACCATGTGCAAGCAGTTATAGATGCTTCAGGGTCGCCTTACGAACTTTCCGAAGATATGTCGCGGCGGCGCATGGAACGCGAGGGAGTGGTGCTTACTGCGACAAACACGCTCATGGCTGAACTTGCTCAGGACTGGAGTCGGCCAGAAGGCGGCCAGTTGCTTGGCATACTGTTTCAAGAAGTACTTCCGCCAATCGCCTAACATGGCGCTCAACCGGAGAGCGGTTACAATACGGTTTTATTTTTTTAGCGGGATATAGCGCAAGAGAAATAAATGAGATAAGAAAAATAGTGATAGGAAATGCAGATTTTTTAGAGGAATTGGTATCCACTGGGAAGAAATCGACGAGGATGTTTCAATAGAATCATTGTTGAAAGGATAGTGGCTAGTAATCAATTCAACAAGGCAGTGTGACAGTAAACTTGCTGCCTTCCCCTGGTGTGCTTTCAATGTCTATCCTGCCATTGTGGAGCATAACGATATGCTTCACGATCGAAAGACCAAGCCCGGTGCCTCCGGATTTTTTTGAGCGGGATTTGTCAACAACATAGAACCTTTCAAATACACGGGACAAGTCTTCTTTCGGTATTCCGATTCCTGTGTCTGTTACTTTTGCTATGACATTTGAAGCTTCGCAGCGGAGTGTAACTGTCACTTTTCCCTGGTCTGTATATTTTATTGCATTGTCTATTAGGTTTATAAATAACTGCTCGAGCTTAAAAGGGTCTCCTCTGACTAATGGAACTTTTTCATCTGCTTCAACTTTCATTTCAATATTCTTTTCTCTTGCCTTGTGCTCAAGTGCTTTGATGGAGTTCTCTATTATCCCTTTCAGGTTGACTTTTTCAATCGTGAGCCTTGTTCCTTTTTCTTCAAGCTCTGAGAGGAGAAGAAGGTCATTTACGATATTTACAAGACGGTCGGTGTTTCTTTTTATGATTTCAATATAGTTCCTGTTCTTATCATCAATCTCATCTTCTATGGTTTCTACATAACCTTTGATTGCTGTAAGAGGTGTCCGGAGCTCATGGGAGACATTTACTACGAAGTCCTTTTTTACTTTTTCAATATTCTTGAGCTCTGTTATGTCGTGTAACAGGACTATTATTTCATCTTTAGCTGGGATATATGAGGCACTGCAATGATAAATTCGTGAGCAGATTTCGATTTCTCCTTCCTTGTTAATCCTATTCATACGAACATTATCAACAATCTCATTGAAGTCAGGATTCCGCAAACCTTCCCAGAATGATTTTCCTGATATCATTTCATTTCCTGCGATTTGTTTTGCCTTTTCATTGCAAAGGATTATTGTCCCGCTTTTGTCAATGAGGATTACCCCTGCCTGAAAAGATGATATTATTCCATGTAACTCGTCCTTCTGGGATGAAAGTTCCCCGAAAAGATTTCGTATTTCTCCTGTCATATAATTGAAATTGTCAGCAAGGTCCCGCATCTCATCTTTGTTGTTTAGAAAAACCCTTACATCAAAATCGCCTTCTGCAAATTTTTTTGATGCAGCGCTAAGATCCTTTATTGGCCTTGCAAGGTTTCTTGCGAGAAATACAGCACCGATGACTGATATGATAAGGATAACAGCGGCTATTCCTGCAATGCTTATTTCTAATTTTGTGAGAAGCGGATTGATGTCTTTGAGATGAAGACTTAATCTTACATAGCCTTCAATCTCATTTCCTTTTTTTAGAGGAAGTGCCAAATAAAGCATTTCCTCGTTAATAGTCGCACTGAAGCGAAGAGAACTGCCGGGATTCCCATTTGATGCCTCGATGATCTCGGGACGTGCCTTGTGGTTTTCCATGGTGTGCGGATCTTTTTCTGAATCTGCCACAACAGTGCCGTCACTTAGTATTATTGTTATGCGCGTATTAAGCTCAGGCCCCGTGGTTTTTATAAGCGCATCAATATCATTATACTTTTTTTCTTCAAGCATCGGGGCTATCGTAACTTTCACAGATAAGGCAAGACGTGTCAAATCCTGCTCAAGAAGCTGGATGTAATGCGACTTTATCGTGTTGAATGAAAATATCAGGATTAGGGAGCACAACGAAAAAATGATAACAAGATAGCCGCTTAATATTTTTGTGAATATGGTTCGCTTCATACTTCTAATTTATACCCCACGCCTCTGATGTTTTTTATGAGCTCTGCCGCTTTGCCAAGTTTGTCCCTGAGGTTTTTTATATGAACATCGATTGTTCTGTCCACGACTGTTTTCTCATCTCCCCACAATTTTGTGAGTATCTCGTCGCGGGTGAATACCTTGCCAATGTGTGATGTCAGTATCTGAAGTATCCTGAACTCAGTTGAAGTGAGCTCTATTTTATTCTTATCAACGAATGCCTCATATTTTTCCGGATCTATGACAAGGATGCTGCTGATTGTGATTTTCGTTGTTTCCAGTTTATCATTTCCTCTGCGCAAAACTGCTTTTACTCTTGCAACAAGTTCTTTTGGAGAGAAAGGCTTTGTGACATAGTCATCTGCGCCGAGTTCTAATCCTAAGACTTTGTCTATTTCTTCACTCTTTGCCGTGAGAATAATAATACGGCACCTGCTATGCTTTTCGTTGTTCCTCAGAAATTTACAGATTTCAAGGCCGTCAGTATCAGGAAGCATAAGATCAAGAATGACAAGGTCAGGGCTGTTTGATTTAAGAAAAGATAGAAAGCTTTTTCCGTCGGAAAACTCTTTGGTGCTGAAGCCCGCTTTTTTTAGGTTAATGGATATAAGCTCAGAAATATCCGGTTCATCTTCAACCACTGCAATTAATTCATTCATTATTGTCATAAACACATTTCACAATTAAATAGCGCCTCATGTCAAGAAACTTTATTTTATTAATAATTCTATCGCTCCGTGGTTTTCAATAAATTTACACTATGTTATATTTTATAATATTTTTTTTAAATCTAAAATTGCGGGGTTAAAGCATATACAGTGCCGGTTAAAAAATATCCTCTTCTCTTAGTTCTGATCCCCTTTATTTCAGGGATTCTTTTTGGAAAAGGATTCCCGTCTTCATCATTTTACATATACATTACAGCTACTGTCATATCTGCTTTGTTTCTTCTTCTTTCATTATATCTCGGCGGAAGAAAGCTCTCCCTCTTGATAGTTGTAATCTCAATTTCTTTTTTATCCGGTTTTACTGTCTGGCGCATTCATGCAGAAAGAGATTTGAAAATGCAAGATGAGGTCATAGAGTTTGATCGTATGCCGGCGGTGGTAAGAGGGATAATTGTCTCTATCCCCCAGAGAACTCAAAACGGTGTGGAGTTTGAGATTGAGCCGGAAAAAATATTGATAGGGGAAAAACTTCATTCATTCCCCGGGCACCTCCTTGTTTCTTTAAAGGCTCCATATGAAACAGATGAGATGCCCCGCTATGGAGAGTTAATACAGGCATCAGGCACATTGCATGTACCGGGCAGTTACAGAAACTTTGAAGGCTTTGATTACGGTGAGTATATGAGAGAAAAAGACATATCTCTTATTCTTTCTGTAAAAAGCCATCTATTCTTTAAGGTCATAGAAGAAGGCAGAGGAGCCCAGATCCTTTCATTCATATATGCGATGAGAGAGCGGGCAATCGATACATTAAACAGAGAGATAGTTTTTCCGCTTGCCCCACTTGGGGCAGGTATCATCTTTGGTGAGAGAAGCACAATCCCAGATGAAATAGAAAATTATTTTAAACTGTCAGGCACGTATCATCTTTTTGCCATTTCAGGGTTCAATATAGGGATTATGAGCCTTGCATGTTTTGCATTTTTCCGCGGGCTTGGACTGAGCCGCAAAACTGCAGCAATCCCGGCTGCTGTTGTTGTGGTTATTTATTCTCTGATGTCCGGGATGGGAGATTCTGTAAAAAGGGCTATGATAATGGCTCTTACATATTTTGCCGCTATAATACTTGAAAGGGAAAGAGATGTTTTAAACTCCCTCTTTGTTTCATTACTTATTATCCTTGTTCTCTATCCATCGAGCATTGATGATGCAGGGTTCCTGCTCACCTTCGCAGCGTCGTTCTTTCTCATCACCTGTACGCCATTTATTTATGAAAAGCTCGCCTTCATACCGGGTGTATATCTAAGAGGTCTTATCTCCGCGTCAATAGCTGCACAGATAGGAGTGATCCCTGTGCTTGCCTGCTTTTTTAATTATATCTCATTGATGAGCGTGTTTGCGAATATTGTTGCTGTGCCTATTGCCTCGGCTGCATTTATCTGGGGGATTGTAAGTCTGATAGTATCCCAGATAATCACATCATCTGCTTCATTTTTCTGCGGAGTAGAAGAGGTGATTTTATATATTCTCTTTGAGTGCGTGAATTTTTTTTCAACGCTTCCACTTTCCTATCTAAGAATTATTTCGCCGGGATATCCTGAAGTAGTCCTTTATTATTTAATCACTGCATATATATTTTTAATCCCTGCAAAAAACAGGAAGACATATATTCCTCATATTGCTGCCCTTCTTCTTATCTCGCTTTTTACTGCAAGGGCAGAAGGATTCTTAAGACCGCCTGAATGTCTTACGGTCACTGTCCTTGATGTCGGAGAGGGTGAGGCAATTGTGCTTCAAGGAGCGGGCGGAAAAATATTTTTGATAGACACAGGGGGAACCTATGACAACAAATTCGATATTGGCGAAAGTGTGGTGGTTCCATATTTGTTGAAAAGCGGCATATCATCTATTGACGGAGTCATCATAACACATCCTCATCCTGACCATATGTATGGACTTGCCTCGATTGCGAAGAGCTTTAATGTTGGTTGCGTTTACATTTCAAAGTGCTTTTCTCCGGAGAACAATTCTGTTTATAGATATGTGAATCAGGAGCTTTCTAAAAAAGGAATCGAGATAAAGCAGGTCGTCGCAGGTGATAAGATTCTCATTGATGATACTGTTGAAGTCCTTGCAGAGTATCCTGCCGAGACAGACTGTAATGAGGCTTTCGGCAATATAAACAATCTTTCACTTTTGTTGAAGGTAAGTTTTGGAGGCAAAGCAATGCTCTTTACCGGAGATATTGAAGAGCCTGCCATTGAGAAGATACTTGAGCGAGGAATTGATGTAAAGTGCGATGTTCTTAAGATTCCCCATCATGGAGGAAGGACATCAGCATCGAAAAAACTGATAGAAAGAACTGGTGCAGGCATAGCTGTCGTGTCGGCAGGGAAGGGGAACAATTTCGGGCATCCCTCGAAAGAGGTTCTTAATAATTTACAAGAGAGCAATATTAAATTATACAGGACTGACATTGACGGGGCGGTAAAAATAATGTTGAGAAAAGATGGAATAGAAGTTAAGAAAGCAGTGGAAGGGAGATAAGAGAATATGCAAATCGGAAAATTTAAAACTGAGCTTCTTATTGCAGGATTTTTCAGACTCGACGGCGGAGCAAGCTTCGGGATAATACCAAAGGCGATTTGGCAGAAAGTTTGTCCTCCTGACGAGCAAAACAGGATCAGGGTTTCGTCAAGGCCTCTTCTTATTCAGACAGGGAAGAAGAATATTCTTATTGATACAGGCATGGGGAATAAATGGGATGAGAAGGGAATGAAGATGTACAGTATTGAAAATGAACCATCGCTTTTGGCTTCGCTGAAAAAATTAAATATTGAGCCAGAAGCGATTGATATTGTTATAAATACACACCTTCATTTTGATCATAGTGGAGGCAATACCATAATTGCTGATGGTAAGATAAAGCCTGCCTTTCCGAAAGCCCGTTATGTCATACAAAAGGGTGAATGGGAGTATGCCCTTAATCCTGATGACAGGTCTGCGGGGAGTTATTTGAAGGAAAATTATCTTCCATTGATGGAGGAGTTTGTTCAGGTTGATCTTATTGAAGGAGATGCGAGAATTTGTGAAGGAGTGAGTGTGATTATGTCAACAGGTCACACAACGTTTCATCAATCGGTACTTATCGAATCTGAGGGGATGAAGCTTTTTTATCCGGGCGATATAATGCCAACTTCAATGCATGTCCATCTTCCATGGGTAATGGCTTACGACATGGCGCCAATCGAATCTGTAAACACCCGCAAAAAACTCATTGAAAGGGCAATCGATGAGAACTGGCTCATTGCATTAGAGCATGATCCGGTGCAGGAGTTCGGGAGGTTAAGGATCGAGAAGGGGAAGTTCATCTTTGTGCCGGAGATAGTCAGTTAAATCCTTTATGTTGTAAATATATTTGACAACTACGAATTATTTTAAGGATACTAATAATTAAATACTGACAAGAGGTGCTTTCAATGAAACTGAAAGTCATATTAGAACAGAGTGAGGAGGGGGGATACACTGCAATAGTTCCTAGTCTCCCTGGCTGTATTAGCGAAGGCAACTCCAAAGAGGAAGCTTTGACCAATATAAAAGAGGCTATAGAGCTTTATCTTGAACCGCTCGATGATGATCTTCAAACATTTCCGAACGCAGAGGTTGTTGAAATTGCTCTATGACGAAGGTTCCAAGCTTAAATTACGAGAAGGTCATTAAAGCACTTCAGCGTGATGGCTGGGTTGTAGTTCGTCAAAAGGGCAGTCATATAAGACTGCAGAAAAATACAAAAACAGAAGTTCTTAAAATAACCGTTCCAGCACATCGCCCTATTAAGCGTTCTACTCTTTCCCATATTTTAAAAGAAGCGTATCTGTCTGTAGAAGATTTTGAAAAGCTCTTATAATATGTATTCAATTATCCCTGACGCATTGAAAGAGGTTTTAAAAAGAGCAAAATCCGTAGTTGTCCTTACCGGTGCGGGAATCTCCGCTGAAAGCGGGGTGCCCACATTCAGGGGAAAAGACGGACTATGGAAAACCTACCGTGCAGAGGAACTTGCAACACCGGAGGCATTCTACCGCAATCCAGCACTTGTCTGGGAATGGTATGACTGGAGAAGGCAGTTGATTGTGCCTCTCTCACCAAACGATGGCCACAGAGCAGTTGCTGAAATGGAAAAGAAGTTTGAGAATTTCCTTCTTGTCACGCAGAATGTTGACGGACTTCACCGTAAGGCGGGGAGTTCTAAGATGCTTGAGATCCACGGTAATATCTGGAATGTGAGGTGTACAAAAGAAGGAACGGTTAAAGAATGTCTTGATGTGCCGCTAAAAGAAATCCCGCCCAAATGCGCCTGCGGTGCCTTGCTTCGTCCCCACATTGTATGGTTTGGCGAGTCATTGGACAGGCAGATACTTGATAAGGCAATCTCTGTGACAGAAGCCTGCGATGTTTTCTTCTCTGTGGGGACTTCGGCGCTTGTCCAGCCTGCGGCATCATTTGCCATGATGGCTAAAGAGCATGGCGCCTATGTAGTCGAAATCAATTACGATGAAACGCCGATCTCCGACACGGTTGACCTTTCCCTTCGCGGCAAATCAGGTGAGATACTTCCGGAGATTCTGAGGGAGATAATTGTTAGTTAGAAAAGTTGAGGCTTATATAAAGCTTGTATTTCAGACCCAATTCTATATAATTCAGTCAATTAACTGACCGATTTTGAAAAAATGTATATAGTTCAAAAACAAATGGAAAATCTAAGGCGGTTGCTGGCTCCGGGTAAGGTTATTGTAATTTACGGTCCGCGGCGCACCGGCAAGACTACGCTGTTAACTGAGTTTTTAAAGCGAGAAAAGAAGCCTTATCTGCTGGTAAATGGTGAGGACATTACCGTACAGGGATATCTTTCAAGTCAGTCACTGGAAAAGCTTAAAGCCTTCGTTGGTGCTAATCGTCTGCTTGTTGTAGATGAAGCGCAAAAAGTACCAAATATTGGGCTTAACCTTAAACTGATTATTGACCATCTCTCCGGGATAAGGATTATCGCTACAGGCTCATCATCATTTGACCTTGCACGGAGCATTGGAGAGCCGCTTACCGGCAGGAAATATACTCTTAAACTTTTTCCTCTTGCTCAAATTGAGATTGGACAGATAGAACAGCGAAATCAGACGGATGCCAATCTGGAAAGCCGGCTTATATATGGGTCTTATCCGGAAATTGTGCTTATGCAGGATAACCGCGTGCGGGAGCAGTACCTCAAGGGGATAGTCTCATCCTATCTATACAAGGATATTTTGGAACTGGATGGTATCCGTCATTCTGCAAAGATAAGCCGTCTTTTACAACTCGTCGCTTTTCAGATTGGCAAGGAAGTTTCCTATACCGAGTTAGCCAATAGCCTGGGGATGAGCAAGAATACTGCGGAGCGCTATCTTGATCTTCTTGAAAAGACTTTTGTCCTTACAAAACTTTCCGGTTTTAGCCGCAACCTGCGAAATGAAATCACCAAGAACTGCCGCTATTACTTCATAGACAATGGGATTCGTAACGCGCTTATCAACAACTTTAACCCTCTGGAGTTGCGTAATGATACAGGAGAGCTCTGGGAAAACTATCTCGTCATTGAGCGGTTGAAGAGGCAAGAATATCTGTGTGCAGCCGCCAACAACTATTTTTGGCGCACATATACGAAGCAGGAGATGGACTTTGTTGAAGAACGGGAAGGAAGACTCTACGGCTATGAGATGAAATGGGGGAAGGCAAAGCCTCGTCCGCCTAAAGAATGGCTCAAAGCTTATCCTGAGGCGTCATATATGGTTGTGAACCGGGAGAATTATCTGGATTTCATTACATAGTACAGAACTAATTTTTGCTTAGTAAATCAGGTGTGGTACTGCCGGAGATTGTGAGAGGGTTGTAGCTAGTTAATCGTTATCTGCTTTGATACGCTGATGTTGTTCTCTTCATTTGATTCGATTACGTTATTCTCGCTGTCGCAGACTGTTTTTATATAGTATGTGCCGGGGGTTTCATTTACTTTCCATTTGAAGTGTATAGTTGTGCTCTTATTCTTTTTAATGGTTTTGATATTTCTTTTACCAAGCAATTCATCACCATCAACTGATTTATTGTCATTGCCTGATAAATAGAAACTAACTTTTGAGTGAGTGCTGTTTGCCTTGCCTATGTTTTTGATTACGGTATTTACAATCGCACTTTTCCCATTTTTAAATGTGTTTGGACATTTTACAGATTTTGCCAACAGGTCAGGGAGTTTAATTGCATTTGTTGTGGAGATTCTCAATTTTGGCGCCTTTGTGGAACCATCAGAAGATGTATAAAAATTAGCATTGGCTCCGTAATAACATGGATGACCAACTCCTGGTACATAAACAGTGTCTCTCTGAGGACTAAGGTAAAAGCCAGAATAAGAGTTGGAAGATAGCAGTAACAGGTCATCATTTAAGGCGTCAGTAACATCTATATAGTGGAGTTTTGGTGTATAATCAACAGGAACTACAGATAAATTCCCAATGTATTCACCTTCGTACATACGCATACTTATAGATAACGTTTGCTTTTCTGAATCTTCGGTTAAACTAGTAACATAAATACCGCCGTTTCCAGAAGTACCATATAACATTAATTCTGCGGTAAATGTTCCGGTAACCAATGAGCTTAGACTTGAAATATCAAATTCAATTATCCCATAACTGTTATTAATTACACATGCATCCCAGCAATTAGATTGAAAGAGTTCAATGCCTTCTCTTATTACAGTACCAACATGGACATCCTCACAACCACTCATTGAGCTGGTAGAGGAAGAGCCATAGGCAACACGACCTGAATATAAAGTTCCTTCAGCAACAGGAGCAAGAGTAATTGTAGTAATATCCGGATCACATGGGTCACCAATGCCGTCATTGTCC
The sequence above is drawn from the Candidatus Schekmanbacteria bacterium genome and encodes:
- a CDS encoding isochorismatase family protein yields the protein MIDTFSPADSVLLLIDHQLGTMKLIKNIPIDLVKRNTLALAKTAKILNIPVVLTSSQERNVQGPLLPELEHILPEAFAARIQRAGIVNAWNDLNFKKAVEATGRRNLIMAGVTTDVCLVFPAISACREGYHVQAVIDASGSPYELSEDMSRRRMEREGVVLTATNTLMAELAQDWSRPEGGQLLGILFQEVLPPIA
- a CDS encoding DNA internalization-related competence protein ComEC/Rec2, coding for MPVKKYPLLLVLIPFISGILFGKGFPSSSFYIYITATVISALFLLLSLYLGGRKLSLLIVVISISFLSGFTVWRIHAERDLKMQDEVIEFDRMPAVVRGIIVSIPQRTQNGVEFEIEPEKILIGEKLHSFPGHLLVSLKAPYETDEMPRYGELIQASGTLHVPGSYRNFEGFDYGEYMREKDISLILSVKSHLFFKVIEEGRGAQILSFIYAMRERAIDTLNREIVFPLAPLGAGIIFGERSTIPDEIENYFKLSGTYHLFAISGFNIGIMSLACFAFFRGLGLSRKTAAIPAAVVVVIYSLMSGMGDSVKRAMIMALTYFAAIILERERDVLNSLFVSLLIILVLYPSSIDDAGFLLTFAASFFLITCTPFIYEKLAFIPGVYLRGLISASIAAQIGVIPVLACFFNYISLMSVFANIVAVPIASAAFIWGIVSLIVSQIITSSASFFCGVEEVILYILFECVNFFSTLPLSYLRIISPGYPEVVLYYLITAYIFLIPAKNRKTYIPHIAALLLISLFTARAEGFLRPPECLTVTVLDVGEGEAIVLQGAGGKIFLIDTGGTYDNKFDIGESVVVPYLLKSGISSIDGVIITHPHPDHMYGLASIAKSFNVGCVYISKCFSPENNSVYRYVNQELSKKGIEIKQVVAGDKILIDDTVEVLAEYPAETDCNEAFGNINNLSLLLKVSFGGKAMLFTGDIEEPAIEKILERGIDVKCDVLKIPHHGGRTSASKKLIERTGAGIAVVSAGKGNNFGHPSKEVLNNLQESNIKLYRTDIDGAVKIMLRKDGIEVKKAVEGR
- a CDS encoding NAD-dependent deacylase, with translation MYSIIPDALKEVLKRAKSVVVLTGAGISAESGVPTFRGKDGLWKTYRAEELATPEAFYRNPALVWEWYDWRRQLIVPLSPNDGHRAVAEMEKKFENFLLVTQNVDGLHRKAGSSKMLEIHGNIWNVRCTKEGTVKECLDVPLKEIPPKCACGALLRPHIVWFGESLDRQILDKAISVTEACDVFFSVGTSALVQPAASFAMMAKEHGAYVVEINYDETPISDTVDLSLRGKSGEILPEILREIIVS
- a CDS encoding response regulator transcription factor, producing the protein MNELIAVVEDEPDISELISINLKKAGFSTKEFSDGKSFLSFLKSNSPDLVILDLMLPDTDGLEICKFLRNNEKHSRCRIIILTAKSEEIDKVLGLELGADDYVTKPFSPKELVARVKAVLRRGNDKLETTKITISSILVIDPEKYEAFVDKNKIELTSTEFRILQILTSHIGKVFTRDEILTKLWGDEKTVVDRTIDVHIKNLRDKLGKAAELIKNIRGVGYKLEV
- a CDS encoding type II toxin-antitoxin system HicA family toxin; the encoded protein is MTKVPSLNYEKVIKALQRDGWVVVRQKGSHIRLQKNTKTEVLKITVPAHRPIKRSTLSHILKEAYLSVEDFEKLL
- a CDS encoding ATP-binding protein — its product is MYIVQKQMENLRRLLAPGKVIVIYGPRRTGKTTLLTEFLKREKKPYLLVNGEDITVQGYLSSQSLEKLKAFVGANRLLVVDEAQKVPNIGLNLKLIIDHLSGIRIIATGSSSFDLARSIGEPLTGRKYTLKLFPLAQIEIGQIEQRNQTDANLESRLIYGSYPEIVLMQDNRVREQYLKGIVSSYLYKDILELDGIRHSAKISRLLQLVAFQIGKEVSYTELANSLGMSKNTAERYLDLLEKTFVLTKLSGFSRNLRNEITKNCRYYFIDNGIRNALINNFNPLELRNDTGELWENYLVIERLKRQEYLCAAANNYFWRTYTKQEMDFVEEREGRLYGYEMKWGKAKPRPPKEWLKAYPEASYMVVNRENYLDFIT
- a CDS encoding HAMP domain-containing protein produces the protein MKRTIFTKILSGYLVIIFSLCSLILIFSFNTIKSHYIQLLEQDLTRLALSVKVTIAPMLEEKKYNDIDALIKTTGPELNTRITIILSDGTVVADSEKDPHTMENHKARPEIIEASNGNPGSSLRFSATINEEMLYLALPLKKGNEIEGYVRLSLHLKDINPLLTKLEISIAGIAAVILIISVIGAVFLARNLARPIKDLSAASKKFAEGDFDVRVFLNNKDEMRDLADNFNYMTGEIRNLFGELSSQKDELHGIISSFQAGVILIDKSGTIILCNEKAKQIAGNEMISGKSFWEGLRNPDFNEIVDNVRMNRINKEGEIEICSRIYHCSASYIPAKDEIIVLLHDITELKNIEKVKKDFVVNVSHELRTPLTAIKGYVETIEDEIDDKNRNYIEIIKRNTDRLVNIVNDLLLLSELEEKGTRLTIEKVNLKGIIENSIKALEHKAREKNIEMKVEADEKVPLVRGDPFKLEQLFINLIDNAIKYTDQGKVTVTLRCEASNVIAKVTDTGIGIPKEDLSRVFERFYVVDKSRSKKSGGTGLGLSIVKHIVMLHNGRIDIESTPGEGSKFTVTLPC
- a CDS encoding MBL fold metallo-hydrolase gives rise to the protein MQIGKFKTELLIAGFFRLDGGASFGIIPKAIWQKVCPPDEQNRIRVSSRPLLIQTGKKNILIDTGMGNKWDEKGMKMYSIENEPSLLASLKKLNIEPEAIDIVINTHLHFDHSGGNTIIADGKIKPAFPKARYVIQKGEWEYALNPDDRSAGSYLKENYLPLMEEFVQVDLIEGDARICEGVSVIMSTGHTTFHQSVLIESEGMKLFYPGDIMPTSMHVHLPWVMAYDMAPIESVNTRKKLIERAIDENWLIALEHDPVQEFGRLRIEKGKFIFVPEIVS
- a CDS encoding putative porin, with the protein product MNKLKLFIMSLAFILCTSLSFAGEVDILVKKLVEKGLITQQEANDMLSETKAEENKDYEEKKQAVVAEVKDEIAKSQDKLKDTILPSWIKNTTFSGDMRLRYAFDKMEDFDPSTRAEINSPDRHRGRFRLRYGFETTVNDKVKVGFRLASGTGEQVSTNQTMQDTFSQKNIWIDRAYLEVKPIPELRFAGGKIENPFYTTDLLWDPDITPEGVVVQAKKTFGEKDFNIEPFVTAGFFPIDESSTDSNDVSLYGLQGGISAALFGTKLKFAGGYYDFHNIKGAALEDVSPTVVKKTNTVITDADGKNRFAYDYRLFTLTGEFTPIEFSIGEMKIPVTFYGDYVTNTVSNVKNETGSLGGIRIGSIKNSGDFQISYDYRRLEKDAIYEPIADSDFHGGGTNSKGSKYQANYALFKNTTLGVTFFDADGANQSYKKVKTLFVDMVVKF
- a CDS encoding type II toxin-antitoxin system HicB family antitoxin, with the translated sequence MKLKVILEQSEEGGYTAIVPSLPGCISEGNSKEEALTNIKEAIELYLEPLDDDLQTFPNAEVVEIAL